The genomic interval AACCGAAGCCGTTGGACATTACCGTCGTCAGCTTACGCTCGGTGGTCTCAGTGACGATGTTCATGTTCTGAGCCTGTTCATCCAGCGTGTCGATATTGATGCTCGGTGCGATAAAACCGTGTTCCAGCATCAACAAGCTGTAGATCGCTTCCTGTACCCCGGCAGCGCCCAGCGAGTGGCCGGTCATCGCCTTGGTGGCGGAAATCGGCGGAATCTTGTCGCCGAACACCTGGCGAATCGCCCACAGTTCCTTCACGTCGCCAACCGGCGTTGAAGTGCCGTGCGTATTGATGTAATCGATCGGCGTATCCACACCCTGCAGCGCCTGCTTCATGCAACGTACCGCGCCTTCGCCGGATGGCGCCACCATGTCGGCGCCGTCGGACGTCGCACCGTAGCCCACCACTTCGGCATAAATGTGCGCGCCGCGCGCCAGCGCATGCTCCAGCTCTTCCACCACCACCATCCCGCCGCCGCCGGCGATCACGAAACCGTCGCGATCAGCGTCATAGGTACGGGAAGCGCGAGCGGGCGTTTCGTTGTATTTCGTGGACAGCGCGCCCATCGCATCGAACTCGCACGCCAGTTCCCAGCACAGCTCTTCGCCGCCGCCGGCGAAAACGATGTCCTGCTTGCCCATTTGAATCTGCTCAACCGCATTACCGATACAATGTGCAGAGGTGGAGCACGCGGAGCTGATGGAGTAGTTCACGCCCTGAATTTTGAACGGCGTGGCCAGACAGGCGGAAACCGCAGAGCCCATCGCCTTGGTCACGACGTAAGGGCCAACGGCTTTCAGACCACGCGGGCTGCGCATTGCATCAGCGCCAAACACCTGAGAACGCGCAGAACCGCCGGAACCAGCGATCAAACCAACACGCGGATTGTGCTGGTATTGCTCTTCCGACAGGCCAGAATCCTTGATGGCTTCTTCCATGCTCAGATAAGCGTAAATGGAAGCGTCGCTCATGAAACGTACAACTTTACGCTCGATCAGCCCGGCCGTATCCAGCTTGACATTGCCCCACACGTGGCTACGCATGCCGGATTCTTTCAGTTCCTCGGAGAAAGTAATGCCTGAACGGCCCTCACGCAGGGAGGCCAGCACTTCCTCTTTGTTATTACCAATGCTGGACAGGATACCCAGACCAGTAATCACCGCACGTTTCATTCAATACCTCTTCCACTTAGTGTTCGGATTTAGCACAGCACTCTAGCTTACAGATGTAAGCTGAACAAGTCCGATCAGACGAACTTTTCCCAAATTTGCGACTTATTATGCTGGCCGTTAAAATCGCGCCACCGCTTGAATAAT from Musicola paradisiaca NCPPB 2511 carries:
- the fabB gene encoding beta-ketoacyl-ACP synthase I, which codes for MKRAVITGLGILSSIGNNKEEVLASLREGRSGITFSEELKESGMRSHVWGNVKLDTAGLIERKVVRFMSDASIYAYLSMEEAIKDSGLSEEQYQHNPRVGLIAGSGGSARSQVFGADAMRSPRGLKAVGPYVVTKAMGSAVSACLATPFKIQGVNYSISSACSTSAHCIGNAVEQIQMGKQDIVFAGGGEELCWELACEFDAMGALSTKYNETPARASRTYDADRDGFVIAGGGGMVVVEELEHALARGAHIYAEVVGYGATSDGADMVAPSGEGAVRCMKQALQGVDTPIDYINTHGTSTPVGDVKELWAIRQVFGDKIPPISATKAMTGHSLGAAGVQEAIYSLLMLEHGFIAPSINIDTLDEQAQNMNIVTETTERKLTTVMSNGFGFGGTNAVLVMRKYQQ